AATAAGCTAGGGGGAAAGCCATGCATGCTgattgcacacctttaattccaacacttgtgAGGCGGGTATGGGTGGATCTGTGAGGCTGAGGCTAAACCTGGTTTGTCATGATAGCGATTTCTTGGCCAGACAGGGCTATTCATTGAGACCCCCTGTCAACACCTCTCCACACACAAGAAACTAATAGGAGGAGTTGAATTTATTTCTTGAATAAAAAGGTAACAGATTCTCAAGAGAGTTCAGTACAGTGGTGACAGATTATTTCTGTTAATTTATAAACAAGAATTACGTTTTTCAGTGGTGTTATgttgtatttttcattttgacaGTCTATTGGGTTATTCAGAGTactcttttttcccccctgctTTACCTTTTATGCATTGTTTACGACACTTGTCACTTGTACCTCACAATCTCAGATGTCTTACTTGAGTACCAGGTTATTTATCCACTGCATGTTAAttgacattaattttttttggtGTTGAGGACTGAATTTATGGTGCTACACACAAATGAAGCTCTCCCACTGAGCCTTACCCTTAATTGTAAACAAATACTGTAAAACTAAACTGATTAGAAAATTATTGTCTATATAGAAAGCAACTGGGGGGGAAAGTTGGCTTGTATGCTTAATAGAATTTTTGCTGTACtgaaataaaattcagaaaagcTACATTGTTCCATGAAACTAAGAAGAGGCACTTATGTAATGTTTATAaagtaatttatgttttttttcttgatagGGAAGCTGTAAAGAAGATCCTTTGCCAAGTTATGAGCTTATATGCAGTTTACAGTCCTTAATAATTTCAGTTGAGCAGCTTCAGGCTAGTTTTCTTTTAAATCCAGAGAAATACACAGACGAACTTGCTACACAGCCAAGGCGACTGCTTAACACACTCAGGTATAGCCTCTCCAGCCCAGTTcttatctttttgtttctgtctttagAAGAGAGTGATATATATGAACACGTAGGAATAAATGGCAAGAAAGTCGAAGCTCCGGGCTCCAGCCTTTTATATCCCAGAAgttttgaaaactaatttttaaaaacaaatgaaactaaATTAATTAGATTCAAATTTATATTAATCTGTGTATACTTTTACTCATAGTTTTCCTTGGGAAGAGTAATGTTTGATTATAGACTTGGCCTCTATGTAGATGGCTCATACTATTACTTAGGTGCTATATTGCACTCCTTTAAGAAAAATACAGGTATATGGGCCTCATACCAAGTCGCTCTCTGGCAGTAAAGTGCAGGTATttatatttccttgtttttgtggCACTGAGGCTTAAACCCCATACCTGTACATGCTTAGGTCGTATTGTCATTAGAAATGAAAGTGCCAGAATTCCTAAACAAATGTGGCCCTGAGGATTTCAGATTAGAAATTGTAGGTCTGTATACAGAATGTGGCATGCATAGAATCTGCAGGTTTCAAATACTTATCAtatctgtttaaaaatatatatataataacattGAAAATGTTCATAATGAGGTCTTACAAGGAAGTCCTTAATAGGGCGTTTATTTCCCTTCACTAAGAGGCATTATAAAAAGATGGCCAAGAACTGACTTAGGGCTCTTAAATAGCTTTATGACTGTTAACAAGCTACTTAACCTTGTGGCATCTGTCAGTGGTTACTGGTAATAACAGTCACTGAGAGGGACACACACAACCTTTTTAATAAAGGCTAGCATATGGTAAAACACCGTCCGTATTGGTTACTCACAATATTTTGAAGAGGGTCACAGTAttgtgataataaaaaaaaaaaattgcttttacTTTCAACTATAAATTTAGGTAAGAGATTTCAAATTAGTAGAATGcttttgaatatttaaaatagttaatgaaaacattttctttcatgttACTATACAAAGCTAGAATTAGCTAAAATAAACACTTCTATTCATAGGGAACTCAACCCTATGTATGAAGGATATCTACAGCATGATGCACAGGAAGTGCTACAGTGTATTCTGGGAAACATTCAAGAAACATGCCAACtcctaaaaaaagaagaagtaaaaaacTTGGCTGAATTATCTAAGGTGGAAGAAAAATCTCatcagaaagaggaaatgggtggAATTAACAGCACAGAGATTGACAGCGTGAGGAATTTGGAggacttgaaagaaaaactccCAAAAGGAAATTGGAAGAGAAAAAGTGACAGTGAATCGGGTAACatgaagaaaaaagttaaatTGTCCAAGGAATCCCAGCCATTGGAAGAGAACCAGAGACAAACTAGATCAAAAAGAAAAGTTACTGGTGACACATTAGAGATTTCTCCTAAAATCATCCCCAAGTGTGTTTCTGAAAATGAGAGTGTAAGACCCTcacaaaagaaatcaaaagttaaattaaattGGTTAAAGCCTACAAGTAAGCAACCCAGCATTCTTTCCAAGTTCTGTAGTCTggggaaaataacaacaaaccagCGAACCAAAGGACTACCTAAAGAACACGAGTGTGCTTTTGAAGAGGACTTGGGGAAGTACGGAAGTGACAGCACAGCTAACGGTGTACAAGACTCTCCAGGAAGTAGCATTACATCTGTGGACAGCAGTGAAGTTAAGTCTATAAACAGAGGTCAGTGTAGTTACTAGATTGACAAGTGGGAATATTAGTAGCTACAGAAGTACCCACtatttaagattttgttttgagAAGTTAATTTACCATTGGCTGTCAACTGAGTTTTAAGGCATTGTACTTGAGTGTGTGAACATGTATTTACTGTTATTAATGTTATGGTAATTTTGCTTGATGGTTTTTAAGGTGGGGaagtttaataaatttttaatggGAAAACTGTGGGGTCCCCCTTTTATTTATGCAGTATGATGTAAAAATATAAGGGAACCGAGTTCAGTAAATCTAAGAGCTAAGCTATAACTGCCTTGCTTGGGTTTGTTTACACATGTATGCATCTTAGGTAAAATCTATAATTAATGTGGCTAATGGTTGTgccagaattttttgttctctgggatagTTTTATAAGGACATGTCTTTAGGAAACAAGTTAAAGACACAGCTGATTTTATTCTAAAGGTAGTAattcatatttgaaaaattttggATTTCATTAATAAGGCAGTGCTTAAGTGAACATGGCTCTTGTGTTCATGATATACCTTTCCAGTGGGAAACTGATGAATTGGGCTATACTGAAAAACATATCTATATAGACTTACTTTCCTATTCTCATTTTAGGTGCAGAGCAAATTGGCTTTGAACTAGTAGAGAAATTATTTCAAGGTCAGCTAGTATTAAGGACTCGCTGTTTGGAATGTGAAAGCTtaacagaaagaagagaagattTTCAAGATATTAGTGTCCCGGTACAAGAAGATGAGCTTTCCAAAGTTGAGGAGAGCTCTGAAAGTAAGCAGATGGGGGCCTGTGGACCGTGGGATAGTTACAGAGTCCTTGCTATATAGTAGATAGCCTTCTAGTTCTCTCAGCACCACTTGTCAACTCTGAAATTGTATTGGTGGGGGCTAGCGAGAGATCAGAGGTTCTTCCAAAGGGTTTAATGCCAAgcaaccacactgtggctcataaccatctataatgagatctggtgccctcttctggcctgctggctcacatgaaggcagaatactgtataaataataagtaaataagtaaatcaaaaaaagaaaaattgtaatgGAAAAATGACCTTAATATTTTAGTAGCTTAAGTCTTTTTTACAATTTGTACTTGAGCTACTGTTGTATTTAATTTAAACCATAGAAGGTATGGAAATGTCCTGAAGAATCAAGAGAGACAGCTTTTACTTGTCAGAAATTGACAGCTGATTTTTGAGACTGGGCTTATTCGGCTTTCAATGTCCCtagcatgtatgtttgtatatatatgtatgtatgtattcatttactGTGGTTAATACTAAATATTGAAAAGACATGCACATATACTTTCAGGATGATTTCAGAAATCTCTTTAGATGTTGGGGATGGGTTATTTAAAACTGATAATACCATACATGAAACCTTGTTTAAGTTTTGAATGTCTGAAAGATATTTATGAGTGAACAATTCTGTTTTACAGTTTCTCCAGAgccaaaaacagaaatgaagacCTTGAGATGGGCAATTTCACAATTTGCTTCAGTGGAGAGAATTGTAGGAGAAGATAAATATTTTTGCGAAAATTGCCATCATTATACGGAAGCAGAGCGCAGTCTCTTGTTTGATAAAATGCCTGAAGTTATCACTATTCATCTGAAGTGCTTTGCTGCTAGTGGCTTGGAGTGAGTATTGTAAATAAACCAAGGGAAACAGTAGCTTTGTGTACAGTGCTGTGTGTAGTGAAGGCATTTGTGCGAATGAACTCTGCTCTTAATTGAGCAGGTTATTTGagcaaaaatatattaatatgattTGGGGGGGCAGTGATATAGCTCAGGTAGCGTGCTTTCTAACAAAGTTGAGATCCTGAATTTTTTTCCAGTGCCAAAAAGAACAGTGTAACTCTCAAAGATCTTTTCATATTCGTTCTATAGGTGCTAGTAGTAGAATTCTGCTTTGATGGAACTgactgaaatctttttttttcccccccaaacagggttgctctgtgtaacCCTGAGCTGTCTGTCCTGGCATttgctccgtagaccaggctggctttgaaatcagagatccacctgcctctgcctcctgagtgctaggattaaaggcatacaaaCACCACACTTGAGCTGagaaatgttttatatatttatatatattatataaatatataaattttttaattcctcccccacttccttcaatgagacagggtttcacgaTTGTAACCACAACAATCTACCTCAATGTCCTCCTGACTCAGATtcaagctgggattacaggtgtgagccaccatgtctgacccatcttttttttttttcttttctttggaggGGTGGGGATGTGTAGAAAAGCACATTTTCTGTTTTAAGGAAAGTTAGGAAATCTAGCTCATCTCTGAAAACTTTGGGAAACTTTATAGTTGAGAATTTGTCCAAAaactattaaaattaaatataaacatgGATGTTTTGGATAATCTGTCTTTCCTGACATGCCATTGTATACTTCATGTTTCTACATTTATTGGCTTGTTTAAATTAACCATGAGAGCTTCCTAGCAGTCCTCCCATGTTGTCACTAAAGTGATGTATGGTCTTTTCTtagtcattttaatatatattatttggaccaaaaataaaataaaatatagaggATTTTGGTTTCAGATGTTTGGTCTTTTAAAAGTACTAACTTCCAGAAATACAAGTCtaataaaagaatgaagaaaatccaacatcagtcagttttcttttttaaaaaacagggttctcactgtgtagcagtggctggcttggaatttgttatatagatcaggttggccacaagggatccacctgcctctgcttcccaggtgccaggattaaaagtgtgtactgtTATACCTAGGTtctcttttaatgtttttgtgtatgcatttatttttcaaaattgaaGTCTTATTCTGCTTTTGTCATAACCAGACATTAAGGACTTACTTTTTGGTTTCACATTGTGTGTAAAGTTTTAGATTGAAAACAATGACAGGaaccctttttttccttccaaaggTTTGATTGTTATGGTGGTGGACTTTCCAAGATCAACACTCCTTTATTGACACCTCTTAAATTGTCACTAGAAGAATGGAGCACAAAGCCGACCAATGACAGCTATGGATTATTTGCTGTTGTGATGCACAGTGGCATTACAATTAGTAGCGGGCACTATACTGCATCTGTTAAAGTCACTGACCTTAACAGTCTAGAACTAGATAAGGGGAATTTTGTGGTTGACCAGATGAGTGAAATAGGTAAGCCAGAGCCATTAAACGAGGAGGAAGCAAGGGGGATGGCTGACAATTATGATGATGAAGTGTCATTTAGAGTTGGTGGAAATGCTCAGCCAAGTAAAGTTTTgaacaaaaaaaatgtagaagCTATTGGACTTCTTGGAGGACAAAAGAGCAAAGCAGATTATGAGCTGTACAACAAAGCATCTAATCCTGATAAGGTTGTCGGGACAGCATTTGCTGAAAGTAGAAACTCTGAAACTAATGATACTAATGGGACCCACGAATCTGACAGGAACAAGGAATCCAGTGACCAAACAGGCATTAACATGAATGGATTTGAGAACAAGATTTCATATGTAGTACAAAGCTTAAAGGAGTACGAGGGAAAGTGGTTGCTTTTTGATGATTCTGAAGTAAAAGTTACAGAAGAGAAAGACTTTTTgaattctctttccccttctacaTCTCCTACATCTACTCCCTACTTGctattttataaaaaattatagtGAGTATATTTTCCTTGTATATATTAAGCAGACCTGAACAGACCTTGGTAAAGTTGATTACATCTAAGAGTCTTTAGTTATCTTTTGAAGCTGTTGGATATTAttggtctctctaggcttttataTAAACAGTAAGATTTTAAGTACTGAAAACCATGTTAATTTTTAGAATCATTTTCCTTAGTAGAGACTAGTGATGAATAAGCTTCTGGGAACAAACTTGTATAGGTACTAAATGATCCAAAATGGAAGCTTGAAGCAGTTAACACTTTGGGACTTAATATaatcttttgtttgctttttaaaataaagtgctTGTATTTGTATTCTCCATATTTTGGAATAATTAATTATCTACTTGATGTTTATAGGTCTGGCTTTTTCACCCAAGAAACAGAATCTCATTCAGTATATTTAGTTTTATAATAGTCATCTGAAACCAAATCTTTGGGCTATATCAGAGGCACAAAGTCTAGAATGTGTATATTCACAGTGGTGTATATTTTGTGCCTTGAAGAACTTTGGAAAGTGTCTCAGAAAACCTGGCAGTCTCCTATCTTCATAagaattttatatgtatttatgaaGATGTCTCTGTACTCTATCTAGTCAGGCTTTTTGGCTGACTAATTTGTATCTCTTCATACTCATTCTGCATGGTCTGTATATAGTACATCAATTTAGAGGTGTGacctttaactttttttaaaaactgggaGGTCAATAAAATTTAAACTGTTTAACAACCATGTATAcaaatgtgtgatttttttttaaaaaaaatgcatactTTTACCAAAGTGAGTTACTTTAAAGACAGATGTATACATACAAGACAATAATCATGCACAATTACCTTTAATACTCAATTTCTGGCAGTGGAGGAACTACTTCAGTCCATCAAAGTTGTCTTATTTTTAAGTCATCTGCTTTAGAACTTGTAAAGACACACTCAAATGAGTAAATACACAAGGGCTACTGCAGTAACATTCCATTTCAGTAGGAGAGATTGCTTATTCCACTAACATTTTCTCACAGATGGTGTGATGGAAATTAAATGATTCTCCTTGCCTTCCCTTTAGTTTAGAACCAGTGGTAGAACGTTTAAAAAATAACGTGTTATCAGTTAGAGCTTAGAGATTCCTGAGGTGAGAAAGGTTGTATTTTTAGAAAACATTGTCAGGAAGTATAACAAAACAGAGTAATAAGTCTCCATTCCAGTTCATGAGAAAATAACTGGTATTTCATAATAAACCATAATTATATAAATCATGATGGTCCTTTCTGCTATCACTGAGATGTGAAACAGATCAGGTAACCAAGTGGGCAGTGACAGGTGCTCACTCTGTTTCCTCCCCACAGAGGGGAAAGGGTGTCATTTCAAGTGACTTCAGGAGTGGGTCAGCAGTGTTACCACTGTTGCTGTTCTAGATGCCACAGTATCACAACAAATTTGAAACATTTCGAAAATACGAATATTCACTGGGGGAAGAGTGTAAAGTGtcaatttttttctgtgtacctTTTTCAATTATTTTGATAGCaactaatttattcattttgtaaaaaCACATGACATCTCATTTATTTGGTAGAGTAAAATCAGTGAAACCCCAGCTCAGTGTTACCTTCCTATCAAACAGCCTTAAAACAGATTTCTAATTAATGGTTCAGTCAATAAACATTTGATAGATTGAAGTACAGAAATCAGTTCAAATTGCTAGCTCATTAAGTTGATACTAATAAAATGACCCATAAAGATTAAACTGCTGTCATTAGCATTCAGTATTAGGTATTTTGGtacataatttttgtttttgttttttgagatagggtttctttgtgtaaccctggtgTCCTGGActtttgcagaccaggctagtcc
This genomic window from Meriones unguiculatus strain TT.TT164.6M chromosome 12, Bangor_MerUng_6.1, whole genome shotgun sequence contains:
- the Usp1 gene encoding ubiquitin carboxyl-terminal hydrolase 1; translation: MPGVIPSESNGLSRGSPSKKNRLSLKFFQKKETKRALDFTDSQENEEKASEYRGSEIDQVVPAAQSSPVSCEKRENLLPFVGLNNLGNTCYLNSILQVLYFCPGFKSGVKHLFNIISRKKEALKDDSNQKDKGSCKEDPLPSYELICSLQSLIISVEQLQASFLLNPEKYTDELATQPRRLLNTLRELNPMYEGYLQHDAQEVLQCILGNIQETCQLLKKEEVKNLAELSKVEEKSHQKEEMGGINSTEIDSVRNLEDLKEKLPKGNWKRKSDSESGNMKKKVKLSKESQPLEENQRQTRSKRKVTGDTLEISPKIIPKCVSENESVRPSQKKSKVKLNWLKPTSKQPSILSKFCSLGKITTNQRTKGLPKEHECAFEEDLGKYGSDSTANGVQDSPGSSITSVDSSEVKSINRGAEQIGFELVEKLFQGQLVLRTRCLECESLTERREDFQDISVPVQEDELSKVEESSEISPEPKTEMKTLRWAISQFASVERIVGEDKYFCENCHHYTEAERSLLFDKMPEVITIHLKCFAASGLEFDCYGGGLSKINTPLLTPLKLSLEEWSTKPTNDSYGLFAVVMHSGITISSGHYTASVKVTDLNSLELDKGNFVVDQMSEIGKPEPLNEEEARGMADNYDDEVSFRVGGNAQPSKVLNKKNVEAIGLLGGQKSKADYELYNKASNPDKVVGTAFAESRNSETNDTNGTHESDRNKESSDQTGINMNGFENKISYVVQSLKEYEGKWLLFDDSEVKVTEEKDFLNSLSPSTSPTSTPYLLFYKKL